One genomic window of Vespula pensylvanica isolate Volc-1 chromosome 12, ASM1446617v1, whole genome shotgun sequence includes the following:
- the LOC122633650 gene encoding restin homolog isoform X5, producing the protein MTEAKPSGIRPPSKIGRPCCTIPPRPAIPPPSPKASSGNTSVVLTEDTDSFIIGDRVWVGGTKPGSIAYIGETQFAPGDWAGVVLDEPIGKNDGSVAGCRYFQCEPKRGIFSRLTRLTRQPLPEASSPTQRTPTTPPDSTRGCLIKSVSPSLNASTTSLSSTVSQRDLKIGERVIVSSSQGSKTGVLRYMGATEFAPGEWCGVELDDPLGKNDGSVGDKRYFECRPKYGLFAPAHKVSRSPSSKRTSCVIHKPSGAALNSTLKRTNSRESLVSISSVNSSIAGSRIATGATRRPGMRTSTPIQSSLQEMLKEKQQEIEFLRRERDLERDRVTKAANQADQAEQSVILMKQEYDKYREEMQKTVLNAETTLKKLLEEKNALAMQLEEERRKCEDLLFRFEEESINKDDIQKERSDQSSVEDRRYRRHRKVINTVNENRIKALEKQLSEERERVIQLERDSTKLFEAEEELARLRSNASNQDKKEFEDLRNHNENLKETKAELEKQVNEKTVLIEEYLVSMKSLEIKLNEKEKECILKVEAENDLQKNLERAKEDLEEKLNYIENMREEFETNTSALKKELNEMKRTIEEVNERHATEKQSLISEYEKIVEDKNKQIEMKSQQLATESQKHLENQSNVLENLKAENMKRINELSESFGQQLNVKDTKLKEISTQLNEKISEARKLTNELSDQQDLYNKKDKELNDTLQKLEELNSQLKAAEDKNVLLSDQLRTREHAAEDTKKIMKEKEKLEEDLSMLRATATDSSAYLEKLNEELKIKDKELMEIRASMTAEIGELKKQFQEEIEEKSKYIEEISLDTSQKSMIINKVEKEISELKSIVESKDEEIKHLVEKNSELQYALTLSEQTKTNLESELRVFESNIENLNQQLTRAEEKLVNVSSQKEKLELDIANLISSSANSSEQLTKYNEELREKEREIDKLQEKVYQRENQLTSAQGRLESTEEELNKNISSLQQLRLETEDVKSELIKEKRQCVELSEKIKEQESKEKDLLGAIEIAKATEITLKEKCETISDLTERLNQIEEEKVILRKRYETAEESFKKESSSLRKQLDDVKTELITSQEEMKALQKAKVKLEADQSANRWSIEELTEKLTSETEARSKIESLISEKDSKIKSLENVLSDLRREKETITLNKETIHQDFTNTLNTMENTITDLNKKLVVATGDIETKSNELAVAQAEAEQRKIEISELAKELDSFKNSQIQSNDKLNGLEDKLKEKDDELRKADENKISLENNLKQLEIELKNVQSDVVTKNNLLTELNEKIRNIQDTKEDSIIQLQNKLENDIKAKESALDISKKRNNELEKEKESLEELLAKQTADLNANEVTINNLKEQLKTLQDRQERQTKAEDDSKKEEVKVMLNEIEEMHKQQQNLLITKDSLEKLIKEQDSKIDMLTNTIKSKEKEAEKNTQNLIEKLNIVTTEAAQLKEVQSRLEKENKQITSKLSEATNQLKLSRENIKNNFDAAGGDMNQEMDKDIDVIRLKEENETVKSQIDFLNSVIVDMQRKNETLLCKIEVLEMGVPANEADDYNRSTLEKRNKAPRMFCDICDQFDLHETEDCPRQAQDFSESEKIIKSPKKPSLERPYCENCETFGHDTRDCDDTETY; encoded by the exons atgaCGGAAGCGAAGCCATCGGGAATAAGACCACCTTCGAAAATCGGCAGACCATGTTGCACTATACCACCGAGACCAGCTATTCCTCCACCATCTCCGAAAGCATCATCAGGCA ATACTAGTGTCGTATTGACGGAGGACACGGACAGCTTCATAATAGGAGATCGAGTATGGGTTGGTGGGACGAAGCCTGGTTCAATAGCTTACATCGGCGAAACACAATTTGCTCCAGGAGATTGGGCTGGCGTAGTACTCGACGAGCCCATAG GAAAGAACGACGGGTCTGTAGCTGGCTGTCGATATTTCCAATGCGAACCTAAACGTGGAATTTTCTCACGTTTAACGAGATTGACCAGACAACCTCTACCAGAAGCATCGTCTCCGACCCAAAGAACTCCTACAACACCACCGGATAGTACAAGGGGATGCTTAATCAAGTCCGTTTCACCCTCATTGA aCGCATCGACTACCAGCCTCTCGTCAACGGTCTCGCAAAGGGATTTGAAAATAGGTGAAAGGGTCATTGTATCCTCCAGTCAGGGAAGCAAAACAGGAGTACTACGTTATATGGGAGCAACGGAGTTTGCACCTGGGGAATGGTGTGGAGTCGAATTGGATGATCCTCTTGGGAAAAACGATGGTTCTGTCGGTGATAAAAG GTACTTCGAATGTCGACCAAAATACGGCCTGTTTGCGCCAGCTCACAAGGTCAGTAGGTCACCCTCGAGCAAAAGAACATCCTGCGTGATTCACAAGCCGTCTGGTGCTGCTCTTAACTCGACCTTGAAGAGGACAAATTCTCGAGAATCATTAGTCTCAATTTCCAGTGTTAACAGCAGTATAGCTGGCTCGAGAATTGCTACAGGCGCTACTAGG CGGCCTGGTATGCGCACGTCGACACCTATTCAAAGTTCATTGCAG GAAATGTTAAAGGAGAAACAACAGGAAATAGAATTTCTACGAAGGGAACGAGATTTGGAAAGAGATCGTGTCACAAAGGCCGCCAATCAGGCTGATCAAGCGGAACAATctgtaattttaatgaaacaagAATATGATAAG tatCGCGAGGAGATGCAAAAGACCGTTCTCAATGCAGAAACGAcgcttaaaaaattattggaagAGAAGAACGCATTGGCGATGCAGttagaagaggagagaagaaaatgcgAGGACCTACTCTTCCGTTTTGAGGAAGAATCCATCAATAAAGACGATATACAA aaagagagaagtgatCAAAGT aGTGTCGAGGATCGAAGATATCGAAGACACCGCAAA GTAATAAATACAGTAAATGAAAACAGGATCAAGGCACTTGAGAAACAACTTTCGGAGGAAAGGGAACGTGTTATACAACTTGAACGCGACAGTACGAAATTATTCGAAGCTGAGGAAGAACTTGCTCGTTTACGTAGTAATGCGAGTAAtcaagacaaaaaagaattcgaag ATTTGCGTAATCACAATGAAAATTTGAAGGAAACGAAAGCCGAATTGGAAAAGCAAGTTAACGAGAAAACCGTTTTAATAGAGGAATATCTCGTCTCTATGAAAAgtcttgaaataaaattgaacgagaaggaaaaagaatgtattTTGAAAGTGGAAGCTGAAAACGATCTTCAAAAGAACTTGGAACGAGCTAAGGAAGATCTtgaagagaaattaaattacatcgaAAACATGAGAGAAGAATTTGAAACTAATACGAGTGCTTTGAAGAAGGAATTAAACGAGATGAAGAGAACTATCGAGGAGGTTAACGAAAGGCACGCGACTGAGAAACAATCGTTGATATCGGAATATGAGAAGATTGTCGAAGATAAGAACAAgcaaatagaaatgaaatctcAACAATTGGCAACAGAGTCGCAAAAACATTTGGAAAATCAGAGCAACGTTTTGGAAAATTTAAAAGCTGAGAATATGAAACGTATCAACGAGTTATCCGAATCGTTTGGTCAACAATTGAATGTTAAAGATACGAAACTTAAAGAAATATCTACGCAATTGAACGAGAAAATTTCAGAAGCTCGAAAACTCACCAACGAGTTGTCCGATCAACAggatttgtataataaaaaggacAAGGAATTGAATGATACATTGCAAAAACTTGAAG AATTAAATTCACAATTGAAAGCGGccgaagataaaaatgttttgcTTTCTGATCAACTTCGGACTCGGGAACATGCGGCCGAggatacgaagaaaataatgaaggagaaagaaaaattg GAAGAAGACTTGTCTATGTTAAGAGCTACGGCAACAGATTCCTCTgcatatttagaaaaattgaacgaagaattgaaaataaaagacaaagagcTTATGGAAATACGAGCTTCCATGACGGCAGAGATCGgagaattaaagaaacaatttcaagaagaaatcgaagagaaatccAAATACATCGAAGAGATTAGTTTAGACACGTCGCAGaaatcaatgataataaataaagtagaGAAGGAAATTTCTGAATTGAAATCAATCGTCGAAAGCAAAGACGAAGAGATAAAACATCTAGTAGAAAAGAATTCAG AATTACAGTATGCTCTTACATTATCCGAGCAAACTAAAACGAATTTGGAAAGTGAACTTCGAGTATTCGAATCTAATATAGAGAATTTAAATCAACAATTAACAAGGGCTGAAGAGAAGCTAGTAAATGTATCTTCccagaaagagaaattg GAATTGGATATAGCAAACTTGATAAGTAGTTCTGCGAATTCCTCCGAACaattaacgaaatataacGAGGAGTTgcgggaaaaagaaagagaaattgataaattacAAGAGAAGGTctatcaaagagaaaatcaatTGACAAGCGCGCAAGGAAGATTAGAAAGTACGGAAGAAgaacttaataaaaatatatcttcgttGCAACAATTACGTTTAGAGACGGAGGATGTTAAAtcagaattaattaaagagaaaagacagtGCGTCGAATTATccgagaagataaaagaacagGAATCTAAGGAAAAGGATCTTCTCGGTGCAATAGAAATTGCAAAAGCTACGGAAATAActttgaaagagaaatgtgAAACGATCTCTGATCTTACCGAACGATTAAACCAAattgaggaagaaaaagttattCTTCGTAAACGGTATGAAACTGCAGAGGagtcgtttaaaaaagaatcgtcgAGTCTTCGAAAACAATTGGATGATGTCAAGACAGAATTGATTACGTCgcaagaagaaatgaaagctTTGCAAAAGGCGAAAGTAAAGTTGGAAGCTGATCAAAGTGCGAATCGTTGGTCGATCGAAGAATTAACTGAGAAGCTCACCTCGGAAACGGAAGCTCGATCTAAAATTGAATCTTTAATTTCTGAAAAggattcgaaaataaaatcgttagaAAACGTACTTTCAGATTTAcgacgagaaaaggaaactataacgttaaataaagaaactatACATCAAGATTTCACGAACACATTGAATACTATGGAAAATACTATAAcggatttaaataaaaaattagttgTCGCTACTGGAGATATAGAAACTAAGAGTAACGAATTGGCTGTTGCACAAGCAGAAGCTGAGCAacgtaaaatagaaatttcggAGCTCGCAAAGGAATTAGATTCCTTCAAAAATTCTCAAATACAGTCCAACGATAAATTGAATGGTTTAGAGgataaattaaaggaaaaggaCGATGAACTTCGTAAAGCTGATGAAAATAAGATtagtttagaaaataatttaaaacaattaGAAATAGAATTGAAGAATGTACAATCCGATGTAGTTACTAAGAATAATTTACTTACtgaattgaatgaaaaaataagaaatatacagGATACTAAGGAAGATTCTATAATTCAATTACAAAATAAGTTGGAAAATGATATTAAGGCTAAAGAATCTGCATTAGATATTAGTAAGAAGCGTAAtaatgaattagaaaaagaaaaagagtcgCTTGAAGAACTTCTTGCAAAACAAACTGCTGATTTAAATGCGAATGAAGtaactataaataatttaaaggaACAATTAAAAACTTTACAAGATAGGCAAGAACGACAAACGAAAGCTGAAGATGAttctaagaaagaagaagttaaAGTTATGTTGAACGAGATAGAGGAAATGcataaacaacaacaaaatttattaattacgaaagattctctcgaaaaattaattaaggaACAAGATAGTAAAATTGATATGTTAACAAATACTATTAAAAGTAAGGAGAAGGAAGCCGAAAAAAATACGCAAAAtctcattgaaaaattaaatattgttacgACAGAAGCAGCACAATTGAAAGAAGTACAAAGTCGTCT ggagaaggaaaataaacaGATTACTTCAAAATTATCTGAGGCTACGAATCAATTGAAATTATCACgtgaaaacataaaaaataattttgat GCAGCTGGAGGTGATATGAATCAAGAAATGg ataaagaCATTGATGTGataagattaaaagaagaaaacgagacgGTTAAAAGTCagatcgattttttaaattctgtAATAGTGGATATgcagagaaaaaatgaaacccTCTTGTGTAAAATAGAAGTTTTAGAGATGGGTGTACCCGCAAATGAAGCAGACGATTACAATCG GAGTACattagaaaaacgaaataaagcaCCTCGTATGTTCTGTGATATTTGCGATCAATTTGATTTACACGAGACAGAGGATTGCCCGCGTCAAGCACAAGATTTTTCAGAATctgaaaagattataaaatctCCGAAGAAACCATCTTTGGAGAGACCGTATTGTGAGAATTGCGAAa CCTTTGGACACGACACACGTGATTGCGATGATACAGAAACATATTAA
- the LOC122633650 gene encoding restin homolog isoform X3 has translation MTEAKPSGIRPPSKIGRPCCTIPPRPAIPPPSPKASSGNSMDHLWETHGRKLSEAGLRRGSDTSVVLTEDTDSFIIGDRVWVGGTKPGSIAYIGETQFAPGDWAGVVLDEPIGKNDGSVAGCRYFQCEPKRGIFSRLTRLTRQPLPEASSPTQRTPTTPPDSTRGCLIKSVSPSLNASTTSLSSTVSQRDLKIGERVIVSSSQGSKTGVLRYMGATEFAPGEWCGVELDDPLGKNDGSVGDKRYFECRPKYGLFAPAHKVSRSPSSKRTSCVIHKPSGAALNSTLKRTNSRESLVSISSVNSSIAGSRIATGATREMLKEKQQEIEFLRRERDLERDRVTKAANQADQAEQSVILMKQEYDKYREEMQKTVLNAETTLKKLLEEKNALAMQLEEERRKCEDLLFRFEEESINKDDIQKERSDQSSVEDRRYRRHRKVINTVNENRIKALEKQLSEERERVIQLERDSTKLFEAEEELARLRSNASNQDKKEFEDLRNHNENLKETKAELEKQVNEKTVLIEEYLVSMKSLEIKLNEKEKECILKVEAENDLQKNLERAKEDLEEKLNYIENMREEFETNTSALKKELNEMKRTIEEVNERHATEKQSLISEYEKIVEDKNKQIEMKSQQLATESQKHLENQSNVLENLKAENMKRINELSESFGQQLNVKDTKLKEISTQLNEKISEARKLTNELSDQQDLYNKKDKELNDTLQKLEELNSQLKAAEDKNVLLSDQLRTREHAAEDTKKIMKEKEKLEEDLSMLRATATDSSAYLEKLNEELKIKDKELMEIRASMTAEIGELKKQFQEEIEEKSKYIEEISLDTSQKSMIINKVEKEISELKSIVESKDEEIKHLVEKNSELQYALTLSEQTKTNLESELRVFESNIENLNQQLTRAEEKLVNVSSQKEKLELDIANLISSSANSSEQLTKYNEELREKEREIDKLQEKVYQRENQLTSAQGRLESTEEELNKNISSLQQLRLETEDVKSELIKEKRQCVELSEKIKEQESKEKDLLGAIEIAKATEITLKEKCETISDLTERLNQIEEEKVILRKRYETAEESFKKESSSLRKQLDDVKTELITSQEEMKALQKAKVKLEADQSANRWSIEELTEKLTSETEARSKIESLISEKDSKIKSLENVLSDLRREKETITLNKETIHQDFTNTLNTMENTITDLNKKLVVATGDIETKSNELAVAQAEAEQRKIEISELAKELDSFKNSQIQSNDKLNGLEDKLKEKDDELRKADENKISLENNLKQLEIELKNVQSDVVTKNNLLTELNEKIRNIQDTKEDSIIQLQNKLENDIKAKESALDISKKRNNELEKEKESLEELLAKQTADLNANEVTINNLKEQLKTLQDRQERQTKAEDDSKKEEVKVMLNEIEEMHKQQQNLLITKDSLEKLIKEQDSKIDMLTNTIKSKEKEAEKNTQNLIEKLNIVTTEAAQLKEVQSRLEKENKQITSKLSEATNQLKLSRENIKNNFDAAGGDMNQEMDKDIDVIRLKEENETVKSQIDFLNSVIVDMQRKNETLLCKIEVLEMGVPANEADDYNRSTLEKRNKAPRMFCDICDQFDLHETEDCPRQAQDFSESEKIIKSPKKPSLERPYCENCETFGHDTRDCDDTETY, from the exons atgaCGGAAGCGAAGCCATCGGGAATAAGACCACCTTCGAAAATCGGCAGACCATGTTGCACTATACCACCGAGACCAGCTATTCCTCCACCATCTCCGAAAGCATCATCAGGCA ACAGTATGGATCATCTCTGGGAAACGCATGGTCGTAAATTAAGTGAAGCTGGATTGCGCAGAGGATCAG ATACTAGTGTCGTATTGACGGAGGACACGGACAGCTTCATAATAGGAGATCGAGTATGGGTTGGTGGGACGAAGCCTGGTTCAATAGCTTACATCGGCGAAACACAATTTGCTCCAGGAGATTGGGCTGGCGTAGTACTCGACGAGCCCATAG GAAAGAACGACGGGTCTGTAGCTGGCTGTCGATATTTCCAATGCGAACCTAAACGTGGAATTTTCTCACGTTTAACGAGATTGACCAGACAACCTCTACCAGAAGCATCGTCTCCGACCCAAAGAACTCCTACAACACCACCGGATAGTACAAGGGGATGCTTAATCAAGTCCGTTTCACCCTCATTGA aCGCATCGACTACCAGCCTCTCGTCAACGGTCTCGCAAAGGGATTTGAAAATAGGTGAAAGGGTCATTGTATCCTCCAGTCAGGGAAGCAAAACAGGAGTACTACGTTATATGGGAGCAACGGAGTTTGCACCTGGGGAATGGTGTGGAGTCGAATTGGATGATCCTCTTGGGAAAAACGATGGTTCTGTCGGTGATAAAAG GTACTTCGAATGTCGACCAAAATACGGCCTGTTTGCGCCAGCTCACAAGGTCAGTAGGTCACCCTCGAGCAAAAGAACATCCTGCGTGATTCACAAGCCGTCTGGTGCTGCTCTTAACTCGACCTTGAAGAGGACAAATTCTCGAGAATCATTAGTCTCAATTTCCAGTGTTAACAGCAGTATAGCTGGCTCGAGAATTGCTACAGGCGCTACTAGG GAAATGTTAAAGGAGAAACAACAGGAAATAGAATTTCTACGAAGGGAACGAGATTTGGAAAGAGATCGTGTCACAAAGGCCGCCAATCAGGCTGATCAAGCGGAACAATctgtaattttaatgaaacaagAATATGATAAG tatCGCGAGGAGATGCAAAAGACCGTTCTCAATGCAGAAACGAcgcttaaaaaattattggaagAGAAGAACGCATTGGCGATGCAGttagaagaggagagaagaaaatgcgAGGACCTACTCTTCCGTTTTGAGGAAGAATCCATCAATAAAGACGATATACAA aaagagagaagtgatCAAAGT aGTGTCGAGGATCGAAGATATCGAAGACACCGCAAA GTAATAAATACAGTAAATGAAAACAGGATCAAGGCACTTGAGAAACAACTTTCGGAGGAAAGGGAACGTGTTATACAACTTGAACGCGACAGTACGAAATTATTCGAAGCTGAGGAAGAACTTGCTCGTTTACGTAGTAATGCGAGTAAtcaagacaaaaaagaattcgaag ATTTGCGTAATCACAATGAAAATTTGAAGGAAACGAAAGCCGAATTGGAAAAGCAAGTTAACGAGAAAACCGTTTTAATAGAGGAATATCTCGTCTCTATGAAAAgtcttgaaataaaattgaacgagaaggaaaaagaatgtattTTGAAAGTGGAAGCTGAAAACGATCTTCAAAAGAACTTGGAACGAGCTAAGGAAGATCTtgaagagaaattaaattacatcgaAAACATGAGAGAAGAATTTGAAACTAATACGAGTGCTTTGAAGAAGGAATTAAACGAGATGAAGAGAACTATCGAGGAGGTTAACGAAAGGCACGCGACTGAGAAACAATCGTTGATATCGGAATATGAGAAGATTGTCGAAGATAAGAACAAgcaaatagaaatgaaatctcAACAATTGGCAACAGAGTCGCAAAAACATTTGGAAAATCAGAGCAACGTTTTGGAAAATTTAAAAGCTGAGAATATGAAACGTATCAACGAGTTATCCGAATCGTTTGGTCAACAATTGAATGTTAAAGATACGAAACTTAAAGAAATATCTACGCAATTGAACGAGAAAATTTCAGAAGCTCGAAAACTCACCAACGAGTTGTCCGATCAACAggatttgtataataaaaaggacAAGGAATTGAATGATACATTGCAAAAACTTGAAG AATTAAATTCACAATTGAAAGCGGccgaagataaaaatgttttgcTTTCTGATCAACTTCGGACTCGGGAACATGCGGCCGAggatacgaagaaaataatgaaggagaaagaaaaattg GAAGAAGACTTGTCTATGTTAAGAGCTACGGCAACAGATTCCTCTgcatatttagaaaaattgaacgaagaattgaaaataaaagacaaagagcTTATGGAAATACGAGCTTCCATGACGGCAGAGATCGgagaattaaagaaacaatttcaagaagaaatcgaagagaaatccAAATACATCGAAGAGATTAGTTTAGACACGTCGCAGaaatcaatgataataaataaagtagaGAAGGAAATTTCTGAATTGAAATCAATCGTCGAAAGCAAAGACGAAGAGATAAAACATCTAGTAGAAAAGAATTCAG AATTACAGTATGCTCTTACATTATCCGAGCAAACTAAAACGAATTTGGAAAGTGAACTTCGAGTATTCGAATCTAATATAGAGAATTTAAATCAACAATTAACAAGGGCTGAAGAGAAGCTAGTAAATGTATCTTCccagaaagagaaattg GAATTGGATATAGCAAACTTGATAAGTAGTTCTGCGAATTCCTCCGAACaattaacgaaatataacGAGGAGTTgcgggaaaaagaaagagaaattgataaattacAAGAGAAGGTctatcaaagagaaaatcaatTGACAAGCGCGCAAGGAAGATTAGAAAGTACGGAAGAAgaacttaataaaaatatatcttcgttGCAACAATTACGTTTAGAGACGGAGGATGTTAAAtcagaattaattaaagagaaaagacagtGCGTCGAATTATccgagaagataaaagaacagGAATCTAAGGAAAAGGATCTTCTCGGTGCAATAGAAATTGCAAAAGCTACGGAAATAActttgaaagagaaatgtgAAACGATCTCTGATCTTACCGAACGATTAAACCAAattgaggaagaaaaagttattCTTCGTAAACGGTATGAAACTGCAGAGGagtcgtttaaaaaagaatcgtcgAGTCTTCGAAAACAATTGGATGATGTCAAGACAGAATTGATTACGTCgcaagaagaaatgaaagctTTGCAAAAGGCGAAAGTAAAGTTGGAAGCTGATCAAAGTGCGAATCGTTGGTCGATCGAAGAATTAACTGAGAAGCTCACCTCGGAAACGGAAGCTCGATCTAAAATTGAATCTTTAATTTCTGAAAAggattcgaaaataaaatcgttagaAAACGTACTTTCAGATTTAcgacgagaaaaggaaactataacgttaaataaagaaactatACATCAAGATTTCACGAACACATTGAATACTATGGAAAATACTATAAcggatttaaataaaaaattagttgTCGCTACTGGAGATATAGAAACTAAGAGTAACGAATTGGCTGTTGCACAAGCAGAAGCTGAGCAacgtaaaatagaaatttcggAGCTCGCAAAGGAATTAGATTCCTTCAAAAATTCTCAAATACAGTCCAACGATAAATTGAATGGTTTAGAGgataaattaaaggaaaaggaCGATGAACTTCGTAAAGCTGATGAAAATAAGATtagtttagaaaataatttaaaacaattaGAAATAGAATTGAAGAATGTACAATCCGATGTAGTTACTAAGAATAATTTACTTACtgaattgaatgaaaaaataagaaatatacagGATACTAAGGAAGATTCTATAATTCAATTACAAAATAAGTTGGAAAATGATATTAAGGCTAAAGAATCTGCATTAGATATTAGTAAGAAGCGTAAtaatgaattagaaaaagaaaaagagtcgCTTGAAGAACTTCTTGCAAAACAAACTGCTGATTTAAATGCGAATGAAGtaactataaataatttaaaggaACAATTAAAAACTTTACAAGATAGGCAAGAACGACAAACGAAAGCTGAAGATGAttctaagaaagaagaagttaaAGTTATGTTGAACGAGATAGAGGAAATGcataaacaacaacaaaatttattaattacgaaagattctctcgaaaaattaattaaggaACAAGATAGTAAAATTGATATGTTAACAAATACTATTAAAAGTAAGGAGAAGGAAGCCGAAAAAAATACGCAAAAtctcattgaaaaattaaatattgttacgACAGAAGCAGCACAATTGAAAGAAGTACAAAGTCGTCT ggagaaggaaaataaacaGATTACTTCAAAATTATCTGAGGCTACGAATCAATTGAAATTATCACgtgaaaacataaaaaataattttgat GCAGCTGGAGGTGATATGAATCAAGAAATGg ataaagaCATTGATGTGataagattaaaagaagaaaacgagacgGTTAAAAGTCagatcgattttttaaattctgtAATAGTGGATATgcagagaaaaaatgaaacccTCTTGTGTAAAATAGAAGTTTTAGAGATGGGTGTACCCGCAAATGAAGCAGACGATTACAATCG GAGTACattagaaaaacgaaataaagcaCCTCGTATGTTCTGTGATATTTGCGATCAATTTGATTTACACGAGACAGAGGATTGCCCGCGTCAAGCACAAGATTTTTCAGAATctgaaaagattataaaatctCCGAAGAAACCATCTTTGGAGAGACCGTATTGTGAGAATTGCGAAa CCTTTGGACACGACACACGTGATTGCGATGATACAGAAACATATTAA